The following are from one region of the Mesorhizobium sp. B2-8-5 genome:
- a CDS encoding amino acid ABC transporter ATP-binding protein has translation MLDRRALPTSRHESLPLVRIDGLNKWFGALHVLKNIDLTLRPGARVVVCGPSGSGKSTLIRCINGLERFQKGTIEFEGRSLGKSDRDAATARRLTGMVFQSFNLFPHLTVLANCTLALRRVLLKSAHEAEEIAMRHLTAVHIPEKARAYPAQLSGGQQQRAAIARALCLDPRIMLFDEPTSALDPEMIKEVLDVMIALAKTGVTMVCVTHEMGFAREVADEIIFMDEGSIVEHASSNDFFSRAAHPRTRLFLDTILSH, from the coding sequence ATGCTCGACCGGCGCGCGCTTCCGACCTCGAGACATGAATCCCTCCCCCTCGTGCGGATCGACGGCCTCAACAAATGGTTCGGTGCCCTGCACGTTTTGAAAAACATAGATCTGACCTTACGGCCGGGTGCACGCGTCGTCGTTTGCGGACCGTCCGGGTCCGGCAAGTCGACATTGATTCGCTGCATCAACGGTCTTGAGCGTTTCCAAAAGGGGACGATAGAGTTTGAAGGGAGAAGTCTGGGAAAAAGCGATCGCGATGCCGCGACGGCGCGCCGGCTAACCGGCATGGTGTTCCAAAGCTTCAACCTCTTCCCTCACCTCACCGTGCTTGCCAACTGCACGCTGGCGCTGCGCCGGGTCCTCTTGAAATCGGCGCACGAGGCCGAAGAGATCGCCATGCGGCATCTGACGGCCGTGCACATCCCCGAAAAGGCGCGGGCCTATCCGGCCCAGCTGTCAGGCGGTCAACAACAGCGAGCGGCGATCGCGCGCGCGCTCTGCCTCGATCCCCGCATCATGCTGTTCGATGAACCCACCTCGGCGCTCGACCCGGAAATGATCAAGGAAGTGCTCGACGTCATGATCGCGCTCGCGAAAACCGGCGTGACCATGGTTTGCGTGACGCATGAAATGGGCTTTGCACGCGAAGTCGCCGATGAGATCATTTTCATGGACGAAGGCAGCATCGTCGAGCATGCCTCTTCCAACGACTTTTTCTCTAGAGCCGCTCACCCGCGCACGCGGCTGTTCCTGGATACTATCCTGAGCCATTGA
- the ehuD gene encoding ectoine/hydroxyectoine ABC transporter permease subunit EhuD, giving the protein MGFNFGFALSIIPTIIGAIGATLLATVLSCLGASALGFTFEMIRRGGGAPGLAVRFLIDFIRSTPVLAWLYFLYFVMPFYGIRLGAMTVGILGLSLYYSGYLAEVFKAGIDAIPRGQQEAARALSLTRRDTVIFVIAPQMLRNIAAPLGNYLVSILKATPYLAILAVPEMLGRAFDIASETYRYAEPLTVAGVLFLALALIVSYGVKRIEKFLLASGRR; this is encoded by the coding sequence GTGGGATTTAACTTCGGCTTCGCGCTCTCGATCATCCCGACCATTATCGGTGCGATCGGGGCCACCCTGCTCGCCACGGTCTTGAGTTGCCTTGGCGCTTCGGCGCTTGGCTTCACTTTCGAAATGATCCGCCGCGGCGGGGGTGCGCCTGGCCTCGCCGTGCGCTTCCTGATCGACTTCATCCGCTCGACGCCGGTTCTGGCCTGGCTCTATTTCCTGTATTTCGTCATGCCCTTCTACGGGATCCGGCTTGGCGCCATGACGGTGGGCATATTGGGGCTAAGCCTGTATTACAGCGGTTATCTGGCGGAGGTGTTCAAGGCGGGCATCGACGCTATTCCGAGGGGCCAGCAGGAAGCAGCCAGAGCCTTGTCGCTCACGCGCCGCGACACGGTCATCTTCGTCATCGCACCCCAAATGCTGCGCAACATCGCCGCGCCCCTGGGCAACTACCTGGTTTCGATCCTCAAGGCGACGCCTTATCTCGCGATCCTGGCGGTGCCGGAAATGCTCGGGCGCGCCTTCGATATCGCTTCCGAAACCTATCGCTACGCTGAGCCGCTGACCGTCGCCGGCGTTCTGTTTCTCGCCCTGGCGCTGATCGTTTCTTATGGCGTGAAGCGCATCGAGAAGTTCCTGCTTGCGAGCGGGCGTCGCTGA
- a CDS encoding amino acid ABC transporter permease → MSMLDIWLGILQGLRITAAVTAYGLVFAVPFALVFGVAQFLTTGLTRFLVTAVIEFWRSSAVVVLLFVFYYVLPVMGVTLSAMTVSALVLGLNSGGYASQAVRAGLQSLPAGQREAGMALGLSRPAILLLIELPQALVAMSPTFVNNLIQLVKATSLVSLVTLTDMTFRAKEISQTEYDPVAIYSALLLAFFVVCYPIALAGRWLEARVSPERGTPRGI, encoded by the coding sequence ATGAGCATGCTCGACATCTGGCTTGGGATCCTGCAAGGGCTGCGCATAACGGCAGCGGTTACCGCCTATGGCTTGGTCTTCGCAGTGCCCTTCGCGCTTGTTTTCGGGGTCGCGCAGTTTCTGACCACCGGCTTGACGCGCTTTCTGGTCACGGCAGTAATCGAATTCTGGCGCAGTTCGGCGGTCGTCGTCCTGCTCTTCGTCTTTTACTACGTTCTGCCGGTCATGGGGGTCACTCTATCGGCAATGACCGTCAGTGCATTGGTGCTCGGCCTCAATAGCGGCGGCTACGCCAGCCAAGCGGTGCGGGCCGGGCTCCAATCTCTTCCTGCCGGCCAACGCGAGGCTGGCATGGCGCTCGGCCTCTCGCGCCCGGCGATCCTGCTTCTGATCGAGCTGCCCCAGGCGTTGGTCGCCATGAGCCCCACATTCGTCAACAATCTCATTCAGCTCGTCAAGGCGACTTCCCTTGTCTCGTTGGTCACGTTGACGGACATGACCTTCCGCGCCAAGGAAATCTCGCAGACCGAGTACGACCCGGTCGCGATTTATTCGGCGCTGCTGCTAGCCTTCTTCGTCGTCTGTTATCCGATCGCGCTCGCCGGCCGCTGGCTCGAGGCGCGGGTCAGTCCCGAAAGAGGAACGCCTCGTGGGATTTAA